The proteins below are encoded in one region of Micromonospora pisi:
- a CDS encoding phosphatidylethanolamine-binding protein produces MPGPRPGSHAYDVERARLRKLIEDSGRAADKGANTVANQVLQDDRGQRGVLRSERGRGPRGERGRGERK; encoded by the coding sequence ATGCCAGGACCACGACCGGGCAGTCACGCGTACGACGTCGAACGGGCACGGCTGCGCAAACTCATCGAGGATTCCGGACGCGCCGCCGACAAGGGCGCCAACACCGTCGCGAACCAGGTCCTACAGGACGACCGTGGCCAGCGCGGTGTACTGCGCAGCGAACGGGGACGAGGTCCGAGGGGCGAACGCGGACGCGGCGAGCGGAAGTGA
- a CDS encoding hemolysin family protein → MDGRPEVVGGHLTELGLVLLLVLINAAFAGSEMALVSLREGQMRGLARGSRSGRTLARLARDPNRFLATTQIGITLAGFLASAAAAVSLAQPLIGPLGFLGSAARPVAVVLVTAVLTFVTLVLGELAPKRIAMQRAERWGLLVARPLDLFATVVRPVVWLLSVATDLVVRIFRADPRATREDINPDELRELVVSQRGVSPQQREILSGAFEIADRTLREILVPRGEVTSLPAAMSIDEGLHLLAETGRSRAPVTGPSGLDDVVGVVHIRDLVGGGRSVGERTRPAVFLPETLRVADAMRQLRQQRHQLALVVDERGATDGLITMEDLLAEVVGELYDETDRDVESVVREPDGALLVPGAFPLHDLPDLGVNLRVPLTGEYTTLAGLMLARLGHLPTEPGETLRLSGWTAQVVEVAGHAIRTVRLCAETGGNPGERDSGDRAPEPR, encoded by the coding sequence ATGGATGGGAGGCCGGAGGTCGTGGGTGGACATCTCACCGAACTGGGCCTGGTGCTGCTGCTGGTCTTGATCAATGCGGCTTTCGCTGGCAGTGAGATGGCGCTGGTCTCGTTGCGCGAAGGCCAGATGCGTGGGCTGGCCCGCGGCTCGCGGAGCGGGCGCACCCTGGCCCGGCTGGCCCGCGACCCGAACCGGTTTCTGGCCACCACCCAGATCGGCATCACCCTGGCCGGTTTCCTCGCCAGCGCGGCAGCGGCGGTGTCGCTCGCCCAGCCGCTGATCGGCCCCCTGGGCTTCCTCGGCAGCGCCGCCCGACCGGTGGCGGTCGTGCTGGTGACCGCCGTACTCACCTTTGTCACGCTGGTCCTCGGCGAACTGGCGCCCAAGCGAATCGCGATGCAGCGGGCCGAGCGGTGGGGACTGCTGGTCGCCCGGCCGTTGGACCTGTTCGCGACCGTCGTACGGCCCGTGGTCTGGTTGCTCAGCGTCGCCACCGACCTGGTGGTCCGGATCTTTCGGGCTGACCCGCGCGCCACCAGGGAGGACATCAATCCCGACGAACTGCGCGAGCTGGTGGTGAGCCAGCGGGGGGTGTCGCCGCAGCAGCGGGAGATCCTCAGCGGCGCGTTCGAGATCGCCGACCGTACCCTGCGGGAGATCCTGGTGCCTCGGGGTGAGGTCACCAGCCTGCCCGCGGCGATGTCGATCGACGAAGGGCTGCACCTGCTGGCCGAGACCGGTAGGTCCCGTGCCCCGGTGACCGGGCCGTCGGGGCTCGACGACGTGGTCGGGGTGGTGCACATCCGGGACCTGGTCGGCGGTGGGCGCAGCGTCGGCGAGCGGACCCGGCCGGCGGTGTTCCTGCCCGAGACGCTGCGCGTGGCCGACGCGATGCGACAGCTGCGTCAGCAACGCCACCAACTCGCCCTGGTGGTGGACGAGCGCGGCGCCACCGACGGGCTGATCACGATGGAGGACCTGCTGGCGGAGGTGGTCGGTGAGCTGTACGACGAGACCGACCGGGATGTGGAGTCGGTGGTCCGGGAACCGGACGGAGCGTTGCTGGTCCCGGGTGCTTTCCCACTGCACGACCTGCCCGACCTCGGCGTCAACCTGCGGGTCCCGCTGACCGGCGAGTACACCACCCTGGCCGGGCTGATGCTGGCCCGGTTGGGGCACCTGCCGACCGAGCCGGGGGAGACACTCCGGCTGTCCGGGTGGACCGCGCAGGTGGTCGAGGTCGCCGGGCACGCCATCCGGACCGTACGCCTGTGCGCCGAGACCGGAGGCAACCCGGGGGAGCGGGACTCCGGGGATCGCGCACCCGAGCCACGCTGA
- a CDS encoding SRPBCC domain-containing protein, producing the protein MTDIRTEAELRHPVSRVWRALTDAQLLGQWLGATDLQPEAGAPFELTPIDLPGVEGEVNGAVVEVVEPQRLVLRWREDGVRVLVSFELIETEQGCLITVRQSGTDGHWTSEQEEQRQQAYGQLLSGPLPAVLDWLAFREVDFTSETAEADGAAAGAAQGAVTANRDPEQRRRRLVGGLIGTAIVVGAAMVVGALIRPTADPTTAAAIPPSGAPASDGSATGGPPSPAVSGAASSSRSGTSAPSATTTASASPSTTPSAGTPSTQPATANPPAGAAAPPAQPNLDARYTRASSELLGYTGEIVVTNSGNAKATQWVVTVVLDGGATVADVSGARYDQKGRTVTFTGDSVAAGATARFRFQVNAALSERQPQSCRIGDRPCSGL; encoded by the coding sequence GTGACCGATATCCGGACAGAGGCTGAACTGCGCCACCCCGTGTCCCGGGTGTGGCGTGCGCTGACCGACGCGCAGCTCCTCGGGCAGTGGCTCGGCGCCACCGACCTACAGCCCGAAGCGGGCGCCCCGTTCGAACTCACGCCGATCGACCTGCCAGGAGTCGAGGGCGAGGTCAACGGCGCGGTGGTCGAGGTCGTCGAACCGCAGCGGCTGGTGCTGCGCTGGCGTGAGGACGGCGTACGCGTACTGGTGAGCTTCGAGCTGATCGAGACCGAACAGGGTTGCCTGATCACCGTACGGCAGTCGGGGACGGACGGGCACTGGACGTCCGAGCAGGAGGAGCAGCGCCAGCAGGCGTACGGCCAACTGCTCTCCGGCCCGCTGCCGGCCGTGCTCGACTGGCTTGCCTTCCGCGAGGTGGACTTCACCTCGGAAACCGCCGAAGCCGACGGGGCCGCCGCCGGTGCGGCCCAGGGGGCCGTCACGGCGAACCGTGACCCGGAGCAACGGCGGCGACGCCTGGTCGGTGGCCTGATCGGCACCGCCATCGTGGTCGGCGCGGCCATGGTGGTCGGCGCGCTCATCCGTCCCACCGCCGACCCGACCACAGCGGCGGCGATCCCACCGTCGGGCGCCCCGGCCAGCGACGGCAGCGCCACCGGCGGACCACCGTCGCCGGCCGTGAGCGGCGCGGCGTCGTCGTCCCGTAGCGGTACGTCCGCGCCGTCGGCGACCACGACGGCATCGGCGAGCCCGTCCACCACACCCTCGGCCGGAACGCCCTCCACCCAGCCGGCCACCGCCAACCCGCCGGCCGGCGCCGCCGCCCCGCCCGCACAGCCGAACCTCGACGCCCGCTACACCCGGGCCTCCAGCGAACTGCTCGGTTACACCGGCGAGATCGTGGTGACGAACTCGGGCAACGCCAAGGCGACGCAGTGGGTCGTCACCGTCGTGCTCGACGGTGGCGCCACGGTCGCGGACGTCTCCGGTGCCAGGTACGACCAGAAGGGGCGGACCGTGACGTTCACCGGTGACTCCGTCGCCGCCGGTGCGACGGCCAGGTTCAGGTTCCAGGTCAACGCGGCGCTGAGCGAGCGGCAGCCGCAGAGCTGCCGGATCGGTGATCGCCCGTGTAGCGGGCTGTGA
- a CDS encoding carbonic anhydrase has product MLETSLEGPATPSAALELLLEGNKRFISGNRLHPHQDADRRTALAPAQRPFAVLFGCSDSRLAAEIIFDRGLGDLFVVRTAGHVVGPEVLGSIEYGIAVLDTPLIAVLGHDSCGAIAATLAAIEQGITPAGFMRDVVERVMLSVLPVRDQAAEDPDVAVEEHVRYTVDMLAHRSSVIAERLADGRCGVVGLSYRLAEGSVRRVGGFGV; this is encoded by the coding sequence ATGTTGGAGACGAGTCTGGAGGGGCCGGCGACCCCGTCGGCGGCGCTGGAGTTGCTCCTCGAGGGGAACAAGCGCTTCATCAGCGGCAACCGGCTCCACCCGCACCAGGACGCGGACCGGCGTACCGCGCTCGCCCCGGCGCAGCGGCCGTTCGCGGTCCTGTTCGGCTGTTCCGACTCACGTCTGGCCGCCGAGATCATCTTCGACCGGGGACTAGGCGACCTGTTTGTCGTCCGGACCGCCGGACACGTGGTCGGACCAGAGGTGCTGGGCAGCATCGAGTACGGGATCGCCGTGCTGGACACCCCGTTGATCGCCGTTCTGGGGCACGACTCCTGCGGGGCGATCGCCGCCACCCTGGCCGCGATCGAGCAGGGCATCACTCCGGCCGGATTCATGCGGGACGTGGTGGAACGGGTGATGCTCAGCGTGCTCCCGGTACGGGACCAGGCTGCGGAAGATCCTGACGTGGCGGTCGAGGAGCACGTCCGTTACACCGTCGACATGCTGGCGCACCGTTCGTCGGTGATCGCCGAGCGGTTGGCCGATGGCCGTTGTGGTGTGGTCGGCCTTTCTTACCGGCTGGCCGAGGGTAGCGTACGGCGTGTGGGCGGTTTCGGAGTGTGA